taagatttttagttGCTAGCCttgttttcaaacttttgagACACCGAATGCGCCACCTTAAAGGTAACACTCTGAAGGGACGCAATCTTTGGTTAACCTGAACATCCCAGCACTATTCAGTTGAGCCAGTTGCCATAGCTCAGGTTGAGCAGTGCTGAAGAATAGGTGCAGTATTTGTATCATACAGGACCAAAGTGAAATATAATCATGATTATGATGACTGTCCTTAGGACacctttgtaaatattttgatgattttttcttACTAAATATCATGATTATATTGTTATTTCAAACTGAggtttttttataatgaaaatttcttaatttaattccAAAGGTGTATTTTTCTTGGAAAGTTGGCTTTGTTCTGACAAATATATCCACTGTATATAGATTAAgttaacaaatgtttttttaaaaagggatcttcctttaaaaaaatttttttgcatatttttcttttactattaTGATTAAGTTTgtactttcaaattttacttcGATGTTCAGTATTGCAATTTATTTGTTACATCCTAGGTCAGTGTGCTATAATCATGTTTGATGTAACATCGAGAGTCACATACAAAAACGTGCCAAATTGGCATAGAGACTTGGTCCGTGTTTGTGAGAATATTCCCATTGTtctttgtggcaacaaagttgaCATCAAAGACAGGAAAGTAAAAGCAAAATCAATTGTTTTCCacagaaaaaagaatttacaGGTAATTAAGTTTCTTTCCATCACAATTTGAACAATGAAGGTTGTATTGTTTcttaatatttcctttttttcctcttAGTACTATGACATCAGTGCTAAGagtaattataattttgaaaaaccatTCCTATGGTTAGCAAGGAAGTTAATTGGTGATCCAAACTTGGAGTTTGTAGCAATGCCAGCTCTAGCACCACCTGAAGTTCAGATGGACCCAGAATGGCAAGCCAAACTGGAAAATGATATGAGAGTGAGTTTTATTCTCCATTCACATAAATAAATGTCTCTTCTATATATGTGTAGACAGGATGTATATTTGCCAGCACTATTGGTTATGCTGAGATCCTTCCACTTGGAGCATTTCTCCCAATCTcttgatttttgaaaaagaaaaatctttttcaaagttGGTTCtgattttatctcttttttttttcaaaataagttttaattcataTACTTAATACAACACTGATTTCTAAGACATCacgttgaaaattatttttggtaatattaaatgataaagttcttggaattacgtttgaaatattaattcaaaacttCTAATACtcgataattttatttattcaatcgaccttttatttactgtttcatttgatcaaaaatattttgtaaaattaatagaATACAAAGTATTTGTTTGGAAATTATTGGATTAATAATCTCTTGTATATGCATATGATCATTATTAAACAGGGATGAAAATCTTACGTGGAACAGAGATTTTccgctttttctaatttttttatttttgatttttaggttttaaaaaccaattttcaaaGACTGCATATATTGGTCATGTCATCGGTGAGACGACATGAAACGATATAGGGATGATGTCGTTTAGAATACAAAAAGCGGGAATCATCATGTCGCGTACatacgatatcgtcacaatgcAGCGAAATCGATGTAGGAAAATATGTGTTAAACAATAATGGCACAGTATTGTTTACGTCATCGTACCAGGGATGAAATTCTTCAGCGGATTcgcaatttcccttttttttttttgtattttttctatttactGGCCGAGGGTTTTCAAGCGATCCATCTAGAAAAGAGAGGTGAAAGGAACTAGTGTTTCCTGAGTGGAGAGAGGAAAAGGCTTGAAAATGACATAGTAATCGTTGGTGTTTACGCATTTTTGAAATCTGATTTCATCCACTTCCATAACACTCTCTCATTTCTGTCTACTATGCCATCCTACCACTCAAACCTTTCCAACTTTTGTAAACTTGTTTTCAActcttgtattttattttttgcggaAGACTTGTACGCTTATTGTTTGCCATGCCCATTTCACAGTAACTTTCAAACTATTGTGCAAATACCCCCTCACCTCCGTTCCCCGGCCTTCCCATCAGGATTTTTGCTCAtgcactcttttttttcttgggTAGAAAGAAGGAAGTAACTTGCTGTTGGTGGGGAAGTGCTGGAGAGTAATGGTGAACaagtttttgataatttttaaaagcttcaaagtcagcaaattttcaaagttcaattaaataaaatcttatgtttaaatttgttttttttttcttttgcttaaaaaagCACAGATCAAGTCAAGGTAAGGATTTGAAAATgttataatactttaaatttcaaTACTTTGCTGTATGGTGCGATGGTCAAAAAAGGGTAGAAATATAGCCACCTTacacattgtaagattttttaagctggcatgttggcagctatgcCAGAGATGTAGctcttgaagattttaatgaattctaatttattttaattatgttgtgctattttattatgatatgcatgtaaatataggaaattaaaatacatatacTCTCCAAGCATGATAGTGTTTATCATGCTTGGTGTAAAAgctgttttgttaattttaaagtgattatttttatgctaatgcTTAAAATGACCATCAAAGCTCAGAAACAGTTTTAGATTGGTTTTAGTTTTTCTGCTctacaaaacttcaaaatgcttctcaaaatcaccacaggtgctactcaaattgtttctccaatgTTGGCAACACTGATAATGTCATTTTGTATTTATGGTGTCTAATGATTCAGCTTGTATTGAGTGTTTAATTATTATAGCATTTGACAGCATCTAATTTGTGGGCTGTGGgaaattgaaaatgataaaaagaattaaataaatgcaagctttTTTATATGCTAGCATATTTCtacaagtaaaaaagaataaaacaattttttatattaatcttTAAAAGACAGCGTAGTATCAATATATATGTAgtttcaagtaatattttttaaaaatccaaattttaagctgggcaatttttcctcttttttgactttGGGCCGTTTTTATCTCCGACTAAAGAAAATTGCTACTCAGAACCTAATGTTgagaagtaaattattttagaatataATGAGATAAATTGCTATAGTTAATCATTCATCTCAAGTGTCAAGTCCTATTTTGCAACATTCACGTATAGTTTGTTATTAATTTGTATGTAtaatcatatttgaaaaaaaaatgctatttgttaCATCATTATTAAAGATTAAAGGCTTGTTACATCAAGCGTTAAATGCTATTTTCTTGGCTAAGTGCATTGACCTCATCATGTGTGATGTATAAACCTAGATCATGAAAATTTGTGATTGGATTCTAAGGAACCTCTGATATTTTGAGGTTAATGCACTATAGCCATCACTTTAATAACGAGctatgtgtgcctcacatgacttccttttatccttacttaatgtcattttcccattgttggtaattttaatgtgattcaatagttaactcttaaatatcacctacagtggccaaactgaagcttgcagatacttttgagttgtgTGCActgatactttatatttttatccgaCTCTGGGTATATGTATGAACTCTGTCAACTTATTTCATAGGGCAAGTGATTCACGGGAAATGTTCATTCGTTATCATTACTAAAAGAACCTCTGATATTACTCTAGTGAAtcagtttttgaaatatatttaaattaaatgagtgcATTTTCCGAATGTTGCATGTGAATTCAATTTACTAAGAGCCTGCTTTCAGTCATTCCTATTCAAACTacaatcaaaaagaaattttttatttctgctcATCACATGAGAAACCTTGATGCTTAAGAGATAATTGCAACAAATAAAAGTAGCAGCTCATTGAATATTCAGCTATATCATCATACTAATTAAATTGtgccaaatttgaaatttttccatagtaaaatttcAAGGTTGCTTTTTGTCCTAAAATTGAATTTAGGACAATGGGCAGAAATATTACTCATAGATGGAAAAATATTGCTTTGAATTCAACTGTGCATTTCCTTATgtggttttcttttttattccaggAAGCTCAAAACACATCATTGCCTGACGAAGATGACGATGACTTGTAATCTTTTCAGCCAGTTCATATTTATActtatttgtaaattttcaagAGTTtgtacagtgaatgaaattgttcATCAGGGCATCACTATTTCGTTTCATACATTTCGCTCTCATATTTCATTTGATGATTGAATATGTGCTGTTAAACTCAACCGTAGTTTTCAAGTTAAGATCTGTGATAAAATGGGCAACTTCATGTTAATGTTCCGGTATTTTTCTATCAGATTAATAAAAATTTGCGACTATTGCTTCATTCTGAATTTACAAATTGACCTTGCTTGTTTGCTTTTAATTTAGCTCTGCTTAAAACTGTAGAGCTTCATTGTATATATGTAATATACTTCTAAATTTGCAAATTGTGTTATTGGCATAAATCCTGGAAATAAAAATCTAAACTTTTGATGGACATTTAAAGCTCTTAACTGGTCTGAAACAAACGTGACCAATTTATGTAAAACATAGagcattttaaaacctttttttttacttaggttATCATTGTGCCATGTCTATCCTCTGGTGAAGAGTAAATTCAGTACTATTAAATATTCCTCTAAGAAATGAGTTTAAGATTGTAATATTTACTATGCAGTTTATATGACAATTTGTATATTTTCGTTCTTATATTTCAGTGCAAGACACTTTGCAACACATGTTTTAATTCATGTTaaatatgtacttcaaaaattaaatctattttattCCAAGTTAAGCagtctttttttacttttgtgtCCAACTCCATGATTGTGAGGTGTTGCATGCTCAAAACACCCGTGTCTCCATTTTTTCAAGTCATCTTTCGGTTGTTTGGTTAGGATgcgatttttgtgtttttttttctgcacattgTGCTCTTAAAcaggttttttcttttcttttcctacaaaaaataaGGCAAAACAAGACTGCAACTTTCCCTTCTCCCTAGAGTTACGGGGTTTTTGTATCCTTACTGGTCACGACTACTTACAAGCCCATCTTTTTAAATTCGGACTGGCCAGTTCCCTCGCTGTGCTCACTATGTGAAGGGACTAAACAAATGACAAGGGAGCATCTTTTTGATTGCCACTTTCTTCTCGACGTGCTGAAGGATGTCGTTTTCAGGGAGCTTCCCCGCTCTGCTACTGCATCTGTTGTATTGGACTGTAAGGCGCCTTATGTCCGAGAGGACGTTGGTgggagtaaattaaaaaaaaaacttgaagaaatacagaaaaagcaattctagttcccATTAGCCTCAAAGTATACATTTAGACACTTATTAAGACTGTGCTTTCTTTTCTAATTCAATTCAGGGCCAAGGCAAGCCCCTTGTTAGTttggaaaccccccccccccccaaaccaaaaaaaaaaaaaaactcctttccGATTAGGTTGGTGCCagattcagctccttgatacatcctgtgtaagcctatatttttgaaattgtcctGTATTTCCTATATTCTTATAGTTGGTTATGgaaaaattgtagaaaattatCATTGAAAAGCCTTCTTGTCACTTGATTCGCACTTTCTTTCACGGCGTGACAATTaaagactgcttaaaaacaagatgcttgtttataaaaaaaatatctttatttggAATCTTTGGCCAGCACCCGTCTCTACATTTTGTAgggtatttttgacaaaattttcaatttgtttttagaGAAAGCTTCAATGATCTATATTTTATGACAAGCTCTCCAAACTATTGATGAAGCACTTTGctaatgaattttcactaacaacaaaatgcggggagattattaatgttaaaaaaaagttctatttgaaatatttaaattcaggtaattatgcaaaaaataaaaataagttaaccctgcctggattcaaaattttaacttcttACTAAAATCAGAATTTTACATTTGAACACTACATTTTTAGCAGAAtttgatattgtaaaaaaaaatcttcagaaatttaaaaaaaggaataaaatttttacaggatCCTTCCATTGATATGTCACCATCTTGCTAAAAATTTTGAGGAATGGGGATTGGATGcaaattaattcattttgaaaaaatgcttcgtaatgataaaaattgatcaGCTTTCTAGATGCAAGTTAGTATAGGTTTTTAGTAGTGAAAGTCTTTAGCACCTTTCATAAGATGTAGCATCAGTTAAAAGAGGTTTTTCTCGCAAACATAACGATACTGACGTAAGAAAGATCATCTTAAAGCATTGACTCTATAATAAGAGTTTTAAGGTTAAGGTACTGCAGTtggaaaaacaataaattatgcATGCATTACCAAGGAAAGAGTTCTGTTTTATCATGATTTATTATAGTACAAAATTCATAAAGAAATGGGAAATTCTTGTAGAGATGCATAACAATCAGAGGCAAAAGAAAAGCTTCATGtatcttctcaaaaaaaaaaaaaaaaatattgaaacttagagaaaaaattgaatttgcacAGTCTGATGAATGTAGGCAGTCAAGGCATAGAAAATGACCTTAAACGTaaatacgtatgtatgtatgtatcaactttttttcttctgaagctATTCTTTAAGATCTGCAGACTCATTCTAagtaaaagttataacttttatttggttttttttaactgtgtgcAGAATGATTAATTGAAATCATTGATGATAATTTATGCAAGAATATCTAGGTTATATATACTATGtactgtttattttttcatatcagtATCATTCATAAAACTTGTCCTATAATTttcgtggaaaatgtcctatgtaTTAAATGTTGACCACTTCTACCCCtgatttctggaaggaacgccgtGTTGCGGCGTTTGCGTGTTTAAAGTTAAGTTTTcgtaaatgactttttttaccGTTGCAGcatttatgatcgacttttctttttatctccccgacttcagtcctactgttttaacgaaacaaagaaatagatactggcacattctgatgcaaatatatattatttacctgtcaattagaagctttaattaaagtaaacggcctaCTTCAAAAAGTGCGAGAAAAGCCGAAAATTTCatattcgccaattttttgtatagttgattacaagtgaaatggagctgtatttaaacaaaaaggcaatgtaaaaccttaaaaggaacgtaaggaagcaagaaatgaaaaacctgtacactgtacatattttattgaggttagtacaaaataaaagctacAGATAACAGAAATTTGCAAAAACGGACCTCTTCAAAAATGACAGAGAGAAATTTTTTCATACAAGAAcatgattatttttcattctaaatcgCAAACATGattatcaaatttaattttttcccttgcaaaaagtatttgcaaaaaaaaaagagagaaaaagccactgcaaaacctagatgggccaaacgttcccgatttttggcgaaaaatcggaaaaattggaagtcaatttaaatgcgagattccgtttttacttttttaaaagttgggggaaagagccacaagcaaatatttaccgattttttttttgtatgggtattttctactctgatatatcatcaatatcgaagTGTTGCTATTATTCCGATGCGGCGTATCtgctgtaagttattgtactcatgGCGCcttattaaaggggggggggagaaagagacatatgcaggcatttgatgccaggtgctccccctcactctcaatttcgtaaTTAATTTCcgattgaatatttttgttgtatggtgaggattgagagaaactacatgccttcccttttatgcacagagaaacattagttACTGATCTttatctttgataaaaatgttatgtttaccatgttttttttttcttttttttccatgacaaaaattttggaacaagaaggggggtaaaaatcttcaaaccaataaaacaatatttgtttttattgcttgattaaaattaaaaatggccaattattttgattttttcccgtGGGTtgctagcgaaggatgtatactgaatgcaagttttatctgaaaacaacaaaaaccgcacaaactcGTGTCtggttaagcattaattttccaaaggcaatgaggggagaaattgaccccactgacccccataaatgacgtgtctgaaacaaaaatttatgttgaatgctaaaaatacataacataatacaaaccctttTACTTATTCCGTTATTTAtctagttttattattttgttataaatatgTCCCatattcagtggcgtagctactgtgtttgccgcccggggcggtacctcaatttgccgccctttctttgtgaaatagcaaaaacataaaactgtcaagggtttttaattaaaactagaaatttaattgaagaaaaataacacTTAATTACTTTCTATACACTTTCAAAAGAAAGGGGAAGAGGGGGATAAGGgcttaatttaagaaaattgcttaatttaagtcaaaaaccgcaattttagtaAGGTTATTAGAAAGGGCTCGTCGGGCTTGCCcccaatttttttccaaaattagtcttttttagtgtttttatgttgacgttaggggatcgaTGGGCAACGAaagaaaattttacgaaattttaaaatgtatcttaGGCTACTTAAGAGAAGTCATGGAAATCGGGAATGGTCGGATACTTaatgcgaaaattttaagctctgaaaTAGCAATTTAAGGCTATCTTTGGCAACGCAATTTCATACTTATTTTAACGCAGTTGTATAGGCGTTAGGAGAGAGAGGGGCGCTGGggtttcttactgaaatgtttttaaaatcgaaattaaTTTTAAGGGAATCTTTGGTGGTTTGGTTGAAAGGGGAAGGTTCcgattttttcttcggaaatttTTTGGCACCGAAGTCGCAAAAACTCAattctaggctgtctttggtgacgttgagAGGTTCTCTAATGGcataaaaaatgttgtgaagccatGCGTTTTTCTCCTGAAAAAATTCCGTAGTTGAAGTCAGAGTTTGGTTTCGTTTCATAATATTAGAACGAAGAGGGGGACACAGGGATGTTTCCCtctaaaaatcattcttaaagctgaagtttattttagactatctgtcagaaggaagggttagtgagctctcctactcacgcaaatttttaagaaagaaaattttggttTATCTTTGCGGACGTTAGGAAGAGGGGTGAAGAGTTcttccctcggaaatttttcaaaattgaagttttccaaacgcagttttaatctttggagacgttaggtgAGAGAGGGAG
This window of the Uloborus diversus isolate 005 chromosome 4, Udiv.v.3.1, whole genome shotgun sequence genome carries:
- the LOC129221542 gene encoding GTP-binding nuclear protein Ran translates to MQSDQGDNVPTFKCVLVGDGGTGKTTFVKRHLTGEFEKKYVATLGVEVHPLVFHTNRGPIRFNVWDTAGQEKFGGLRDGYYIQGQCAIIMFDVTSRVTYKNVPNWHRDLVRVCENIPIVLCGNKVDIKDRKVKAKSIVFHRKKNLQYYDISAKSNYNFEKPFLWLARKLIGDPNLEFVAMPALAPPEVQMDPEWQAKLENDMREAQNTSLPDEDDDDL